A single region of the Chrysoperla carnea chromosome 5, inChrCarn1.1, whole genome shotgun sequence genome encodes:
- the LOC123299972 gene encoding transmembrane protease serine 9, producing the protein MATLKSSLVFIQLIVFYFTVISCIGIPRKPTNYSGIDSSEESTTTRPGVDVDVEERILHGTIAKPKSYPYMVSLQEKDEDGSAKFCGGVIIRPRWILTAAHCYEDIEGPENFPNDYRVKAGVIKAYANTPTAQFIRVKKIILHPRYDTNTAENDIALLFLDRSLKYNHYVRPIALPPKNYNAKGDGTIIGWGAIDHAEEISSKVLRFAPLKVSERRHCRKYFETITKNQLCLGYKAKENACAGDSGGPYVQKINGKPAVVGVTSFGTVGCHENDPIVYTNVASYLKFIKDTIDANTPKYLIKPKTISGRNAKTLKHPYLAAIMEFNDEDNIYEKTCTAVIIESQFVLTTADCFDNREKSEKDYLKTLRVKVGSLDVDSSDKGELYEVQNIRKHPNYYISDSSMKDNIAVLKLKKPLKLSENVAKALFPPSYFDLKSIQGEIIGWDINNLTQSHNLVISNVRNGNATACKQLYPDASDSEICVECTNNVCNQEAGSPLIFKTKNGNFVIGLNSIFSKNCENNQPFLVANILHYNKFIDDVFNDTIQRYYY; encoded by the exons atggcAACATTAAAATCTAGTTTAGTGTTTATTCAGttaattgtgttttatttcaCGGTTATTTCTT gcATTGGTATACCAAGAAAGCCAACAAATTATTCAGGAATTGATTCTTCTGAAGAAAGTACTACTACTAGACCAGGTGTGGATGTGGATGTCGAAGAACGAATTTTACATGGAACAATTGCAAAACCAAAAAGTTATCCGTATATGGTTTCGTTGCAAGAAAAAGATGaag ATGGTTCAGCCAAATTTTGTGGAGGTGTGATTATACGACCACGATGGATATTAACCGCTGCACATTGTTATGAAGACATTGAAGGTccagaaaattttccaaatgatTATCGAGTAAAAGCTGGTGTTATAAAAGCGTATGCAAATACACCCACAGCTCAGTTTATtcgagttaaaaaaattatattgcatCCTCGATATGAtaccaa tACAGCTGAAAACGAtattgcattattatttttagatcgTTCTCTAAAGTACAATCATTACGTTAGACCCATTGCATtaccaccaaaaaattataatgctaAGGGAGATGGTACCATTATTGGATGGGGTGCAATTGACCATGCTGAAGAAATTTCATCAAAAGTTTTACGTTTCGCACCTTTAAAAGTATCAGAACGCAGAC ATTGTCGCAAATATTTCGAAACTATTACCAAGAATCAATTATGTCTTGGATATAAAGCTAAAGAAAACGCCTGTGCTGGAGATTCTGGAGGGCCTTATGTTCAAAAAATT aaTGGAAAACCAGCTGTAGTTGGAGTTACATCTTTTGGAACAGTTGGTTGTCATGAAAATGATCCAATTGTGTACACAAACGTTGCATCATATTTGAAATTCATTAAGGATACAATAGATGCaaatacacctaaatatcttaTTAAACCGAAAACAATAAGTGGCAGAAATGCGAAAACTCTAAAACATCCATATTTGGCTGCAATTATGGAATTCAATG ATGAAGACAATATTTACGAGAAAACTTGTACGGCTGTGATTATAGAAAGTCAATTTGTATTAACAACTGCTGATTGTTTTGATAATCGTGAAAAATCGGAGAAAGATTATCTCAAAACTCTTCGAGTTAAAGTTGGAAGTCTTGACGTTGATAGTTCAGACAAAGGAGAATTGTATGAAGTacaaaatattcgaaaacaTCCTAATTATTACATAAG tgaCAGTTCTATGAAAGATAATATTGCTGtattgaaactaaaaaaaccattaaaattatcGGAAAATGTTGCCAAAGCCTTATTTCCACCaagttattttgatttgaaaagtaTTCAAGGTGAAATTATTGGTTgggatataaataatttaacacaaTCCCATAATTTGGTTATTTCGAATGTAAGAAATGGAAATGCTACAG cgTGTAAACAACTGTATCCAGATGCAAGCGATTCGGAGATTTGTGTAGAATGTACAAATAATGTCTGTAACCAAGAGGCTGGAAGtccattaattttcaaaacg aaaaatggAAACTTTGTAATtggattaaattcaattttcagtaaaaattgtgaaaataatcaACCATTTTTGGTTGCAAATATTTTGCATTACAATAAGTTTATTGATGATGTATTTAATGATACAATTCAGCGatactattattaa